In one window of Prevotella sp. E13-17 DNA:
- a CDS encoding helix-turn-helix domain-containing protein, with amino-acid sequence MDIKDRINELRDAKNMSVRAFEQEVGISNGLWEKAKSLSEDVLIKIVARYPEINPYWLLKGEGDMFGGNDDRNYSIGMVNALKAENESLKKEITVLKAMQGKDDKALEIAMKLYQALGEAFTAYYKQMKGE; translated from the coding sequence ATGGATATAAAAGATAGAATTAACGAACTAAGAGATGCTAAAAACATGTCAGTAAGGGCTTTTGAGCAAGAAGTTGGTATTTCAAACGGCTTATGGGAAAAGGCAAAATCGCTATCAGAAGATGTTCTAATCAAAATTGTTGCTCGATACCCTGAAATAAACCCATATTGGCTCTTAAAAGGAGAGGGTGACATGTTTGGAGGGAATGATGATAGAAACTATTCTATAGGTATGGTGAATGCTTTGAAAGCAGAAAACGAATCTTTGAAGAAGGAGATAACTGTACTCAAAGCGATGCAGGGCAAAGATGATAAGGCTTTAGAGATTGCCATGAAACTTTATCAGGCCCTTGGCGAAGCATTTACCGCATATTACAAGCAAATGAAAGGAGAATAA
- a CDS encoding AlpA family transcriptional regulator, with translation MDLNDIMYSENAANIQVVINAADLRKCFEDFTAWGMQRIKERDEPQYYTREQLRDDILHVSDPTLLQYRKKGLIPEPTVIGRRVLYDKAKVREALQSNRKLQKYL, from the coding sequence ATGGATCTGAACGATATCATGTATTCAGAGAACGCTGCCAATATTCAGGTGGTCATCAACGCTGCCGATCTGCGCAAATGCTTTGAGGACTTCACGGCCTGGGGAATGCAGCGCATTAAAGAACGTGATGAGCCTCAATACTACACCAGGGAGCAGCTTCGTGATGACATCCTACATGTCAGTGACCCCACCCTGCTGCAGTACCGTAAGAAGGGACTAATACCAGAGCCTACAGTTATTGGTCGTAGAGTGCTATACGACAAGGCAAAGGTGAGAGAAGCACTACAGAGTAATCGTAAACTACAAAAATACCTATAG
- a CDS encoding radical SAM protein: protein MIIGLIDVDGHAKKKKWGATIYPNIALGKIARWHRNHGDTVEWYNPLRTERPYDIVYMSKIFNFSPDYGYIISNARNVIKGGTGYDIKSVLPKEIDRCQPDYSIYRNIPKDYAYGFLTRGCPNKCRWCVVPRKEGRIVPYMDVDEIAIEGRTKLVLMDNNILAAGDYAKQQVQKIIERGYRVDFNQALDARLVTDEWAQLLAKVKWLDKNRIRFGCDTHKQIEYCERAMEMIIGYGFHGEFFLYTMLNDDMNECYDRIQYWWQRLQDARKNHTGNWVYAFAQPYRDPDNPHRPIPQWQKDMAAWVNKRAHFVAHSFEEFEPRKGFKCIEYFNCK from the coding sequence ATGATTATAGGGCTTATAGATGTCGATGGGCATGCAAAAAAGAAAAAATGGGGCGCAACAATCTATCCAAACATCGCACTTGGAAAGATTGCCAGGTGGCATCGCAACCATGGTGATACGGTAGAGTGGTACAATCCTTTGCGGACAGAAAGACCTTATGATATTGTATATATGTCCAAGATATTTAACTTTTCACCTGACTATGGCTATATTATCAGTAATGCACGAAATGTCATTAAAGGGGGAACGGGATATGACATTAAAAGTGTTCTTCCAAAAGAAATAGATAGATGTCAGCCTGATTATAGCATTTATCGAAATATACCAAAGGACTATGCATACGGTTTTCTGACCAGAGGATGCCCGAATAAATGCCGTTGGTGTGTGGTGCCAAGGAAAGAAGGGCGCATCGTTCCCTACATGGACGTGGACGAGATAGCCATTGAGGGGCGCACGAAGTTGGTGCTCATGGATAACAACATCCTTGCGGCTGGCGATTATGCCAAGCAGCAGGTTCAGAAGATTATCGAAAGAGGTTATCGAGTGGACTTCAACCAGGCACTCGATGCAAGACTCGTTACAGATGAATGGGCACAACTACTTGCAAAGGTCAAGTGGCTCGACAAGAACCGCATCCGCTTTGGTTGTGACACTCACAAGCAAATTGAATACTGTGAGCGGGCAATGGAAATGATAATCGGTTACGGATTTCACGGAGAGTTCTTCCTCTACACCATGCTCAACGATGACATGAACGAATGCTATGACCGCATTCAATATTGGTGGCAACGATTGCAAGACGCTCGAAAGAATCACACAGGAAACTGGGTGTATGCCTTTGCTCAACCCTATCGTGATCCAGACAATCCACACCGACCTATTCCACAATGGCAAAAGGACATGGCTGCATGGGTCAACAAAAGAGCACACTTCGTAGCACACAGCTTTGAGGAGTTCGAGCCAAGAAAAGGATTTAAATGTATAGAATACTTTAATTGTAAATGA
- a CDS encoding guided entry of tail-anchored proteins factor 1, which translates to MIKIITTKKYNAMVAELESVQAELKKLRGELLNLHALHRGDWNKHMYEHDKMHDEIEDLKKKLSKSEHERKTAEAKLRKLTGGNK; encoded by the coding sequence ATGATTAAGATTATCACAACCAAGAAGTATAACGCAATGGTAGCAGAGCTGGAAAGCGTGCAGGCCGAGCTAAAAAAACTGAGAGGCGAGTTACTTAACCTGCATGCCTTGCATAGAGGTGACTGGAATAAGCACATGTATGAGCATGACAAAATGCATGATGAGATTGAAGACCTGAAGAAAAAGTTAAGCAAGTCGGAACATGAGCGCAAGACTGCTGAAGCCAAACTTAGAAAACTGACGGGAGGTAATAAATGA
- a CDS encoding DUF4494 domain-containing protein: MRSRTANWFLCKIRYEKTMEDGMEKKVTEQFVVNALSFTEAEANIIHEMQSYISGEYNIEEIDRCPWGEVFFDDKENSDKWYKSKLQFITIDEKTEKEKKTTVNYLVQGATLEEARKNIDEVMGGTMIDYTISSVSETKILDVFEVIMDKS; encoded by the coding sequence ATGAGAAGTAGAACAGCAAACTGGTTCCTCTGCAAGATTCGTTATGAGAAGACGATGGAGGACGGCATGGAAAAGAAAGTAACTGAACAGTTCGTAGTCAACGCTCTTAGCTTTACGGAGGCTGAGGCTAACATCATCCATGAGATGCAATCATACATCAGTGGTGAATATAATATCGAGGAGATTGATAGGTGTCCCTGGGGTGAGGTTTTCTTCGATGATAAGGAGAATAGCGACAAGTGGTATAAGAGCAAGCTACAGTTTATCACCATCGATGAGAAGACAGAAAAGGAAAAGAAGACAACAGTCAACTACCTGGTGCAGGGTGCAACACTAGAAGAGGCCCGCAAGAACATTGATGAGGTGATGGGTGGCACCATGATTGATTATACCATATCTTCGGTTAGCGAGACCAAGATCCTGGATGTGTTCGAAGTAATTATGGATAAGTCATGA